Below is a window of Penaeus vannamei isolate JL-2024 chromosome 34, ASM4276789v1, whole genome shotgun sequence DNA.
AATTCAGTCTTCCTGTTGTTGAAGTGCAATCCTTAATCTGACTCATGACAtggtgcaaatatttatatacatacactattatGCACATACAAGCAGAATATCGAAGGCGTGTTTGTTATTTAGAATAACAGACTCATATGGATGGGTTTTGAGATTGACGACAGAGCAGATATATGGATCAGCCAGGGAATAACGACAATCCCTTATCGGAAGTCTATCATTCTAAAAACACAAGCACTTATGCAAGCTTCAGTCACACCATGCTGTAGAGATTAATTTTTGTATTGATAACATTTCTGCACTGTGCATGTATGGCTTCAGGACATTGCTAAGATGACAGAAATATTGTTAATGTGATATACCGGCGTTACATGTAGCATCATGACTTTACACGGAAAAACGCATTACTCTTCAAAGTAGTCTTTCCTCCTGTATGTAAGGGACATAAGGCAATTAACCTAACAACACTATTCACTTCCATGGAGTCACATTAATTATAAAGTCTATTCTATGCATATCTTTCCTTATAAAAATGTTGCAAGTGATATGAAACCTCTCCCACGTACTCCTCTCACCTGGACACGGGATTCTCCTACAAACACTGCATACAAGCAAtattaaataaaactaataaatggtaaaaaaacaaacaaacaaataaaaactattattctttcattcaacaacataacataaaataaaatagaatgaaataaaatatgtcATGGCAAACAACTACACGATCAAATGAAATCAAGATTATGGTATCTTTTCTTAACATCTGATATTTAGCACAAAGTGCAACATCAGTCTAAAACTGTTGACCACATTAGAAGGTACaagaatatatattcaaatgaataGGACCTAGAGATTTTATACATTCCAATCTCTTTCAAAGTTGGTTAACTAaagattttatcattaatgttatttttcttatagatTTCTTTATATCGGAATTATGAATGCCCTATTGCATTGTAAATGCAATTAATTAATATACAatgaaaatatacaataataGAATACTAGGAAATGCATTGCATTATGTTCAATTCAGTTAATTTGATGCAATGGCAAGCCAAATTCAGATGTGTCACAATCTATTAGTCCAGTAAAAATAATTTTCCATGATGACATAGTTCCACTACAAGTCTCTCAAATACACAGTATTCAAAGGCTGCCATCGGCAAAACTGGCTGTCTCTCTATAAAAAGGAGATTGGCCCAGATACTTGAATCCACACCCACTCCACTGAGGCATTTTCACATGATGGCAATCTCTGCCTAGTTTATTAGCTTtgggtttttttatatatatttatatatcgtgcATATCACAGTTACTGTTAAGTATGAGTCGTGTTACTAACTTGAAAGTAACTGGACATGACATTACAGAATCAAAATAAGTACATTGACCTTGGCCATCTTCCGAACACCATGACTTCATTTGAGGTGAAGAGTGGATCATCTCAGACATCTCACCACATTTGCCAGCATAGTGTATCTTGGATCTTAACAGTTTCTTGTTATGGAAAACTAAGTGCCTTCTCTGACACTTCTAGGGGTGGCTATTTTGGCTTCTGGTCTGCTGATGTTTCAGAAGTTGGGGCCTGATAAACTACTGTGCCTGTGCTCTGGTCTCTAACTGCCTGGATAGTAGTTTTGCAGAAGAAGCAGTCTGTTCGATTCATTAGGTGATGAGTGACACAAGCcctagaaagataaaaaattcaTGTAATAATATAAAACCTCTAAAAGCTTTAATATACAGCACCCGCATCCTCCACTGTGAACTGgatgaaaaggaatgaagaagacaAGGTAAGtagggaaaaataataaagatgataaaaataaaatattattgcacacacacacaaaaaagctctAGATCAGTGGTTATATGAATTAATATCAAGAAAATGCCTTAGAAGTGTCCATGTCTCACCTGCAGGATGAATGAGTGCAAGGTTCAAATACTGCCACAGCTGCGTACGCATAGCATATAGTGCATAAAGAATCTTCATCATCCCCCGCTGCTGGCTCGCTGCGGTTCTCCACAGACGACTCCAAGTGCATTATAACCTTTTCCACTTTGTCGATCTCTGAGTTAGTCACATCGTCTGGGTCTGAAAAACGTAAAGAATAAATCTTGGTAACTGAAAGTTTAACCCAGTTTGTTTCATATTTGTGATAATGTGCTTTGTTTACCTTATACTGGATACAGAGAaattatgcataaacattttctagtttcagtaacaataaaaagtGAAGTTATGAATCTAATGATTAATTTTGTTTATGAATACATGGTAGACTTTTAATGCCAACAATGAtcctttttcttatcaaatatgaTTCCATAGAAATAGTCTATGTGGTGTTGACTGTCAGAAGACAAAATGTTGATTGTCAAGATCTATGCCAACTAGGGGAAAATATACCACAGCAACATGATTGATgcggcataaatacatatacaaatatgtaagcaTACTTACAATTTCTCAGGGAAAATTTGTTATTTGCATTGCTGTTACTAGAGGTCTGAGCAGTCGATCCTTGTGCAGCTGCAGATATCACAATGAAATCCATGTCACTCCCTGAGTCCTCTAAAGACCTGTCGGCTGATCTCGCTGGGGTGGATTTCGAACAGGACGATGACAAGTTAGCTTTTACCGCCTCCTGGCCCCCAAGGAGTTGATACATGGAACTTAGCTGGAAACTGGGTTCATTCAGCAGGGTTTTTGTTGCCACTTGCAGTTTTGGATTAGCTGTAAAGAGATGTGGAGGAAGTTAGACTAAACACTCTTCACCTTAAAGACATGTCAGTCACTGCTCCAGACAAAATTTCTGATAGTAACCTTGGGTGAGATCATGGCTGATGAGGGTGACCAAGATCCCTGTGACGGCTGTAAGGATGGGATAGTGGTGGATTGTCTCCAGACCTGGAATCTCCAGGCTTACCACGTGGGCAAAGCAGCCAGACCATCCTGTAACGCGATTCAGGACCTGGCATAGCAGCTGGAATTTGACCAAAGGGAAAATTTGTAAGTCACAATCCCACTGTTGTTGCAAAcatcaggagaaggaagaggaagagctgaAGCTTGAGATATGAATGAATCTAGATGTGAAcatgaagaaaaggaatgaagaagaaaagtgaaggtgATCGAGATAAGAACACAAGTATCTTCAGATAGAGAACACAACAAAATGCTATGGATCAATAGTCATATGAATTATTACTAAAAAAATATCatacaagagaaaataaagagaagagacttAAATAAAATGCAAATGTTGCCCAAGAAGTAGAGATACAAACCTGCAACAACCTAGTTAGGAGAGGTTCTGCATTAGGTTTAGAAAAGTCTGTAAACAGTTGGGGGGAAATGTTGACAATCATCTCCAGCACTCGCAAGAGAGCTAAAGCCAAATCAAAGCATGTTGCACAGATGCGGAGCTGTCGTGAGTCTATGAACACTCTCTCAGGACGGTTTGATGCGTTTTGAATCTGCAAGtaaaagagatggagaatgggaCACATATAGGTACAGGATCTGATCTTCCTAGAACATCTCTCAGAATCAATGAGCAGAGAATTTACAAACACAACAATATGCTAAAGGTTTTATCTACACACCTCTTGCAACATGCCGATGAATTCAGAAAAGGCCCAATTCAGCTGGTTGATCAAGGAGTTTAGGAAAGGTGTGGCCATGTCAAGCGACCCTTCAAGCACCTCCACTATGTGCCGTTGGAATGTCGCAGAGGGACATGGCGCTGCACAAAAAGAGGGAGTTCTGAATAGTTGCTCAACATGgatgttttagtttagttttgtaGGATGTATTGTCAACATCTGCATAATCTGTCATTTAAAATTACTTTATATTCTCATTTAAATTTTTTGTAGAAAGAAAATACTACTCTGACATTATATGCTGCACAAAGCACAAATTAGTGTTTATGCCTTCAAACCTAGAGAAATTATTAAAACGATACtactgtctccctttcctttgtttctctcttgcttACTCACCTGTGGCTTGGGTGAAGTTGGGGTTGTCTGAATGAGCAGGTTTTGGCCCAAACTTGTTCGTCATGTGGGGGCTCTTGGTGTAGCGGAAGCCAAACCCGCAGCCCTTCCAGAAGCGCACCAGGATCCAATTGTTCTGGGCCCAAGCGCGGTTCTCATAAGGCTGTAGAAGGTTACGCACCATTTGTCGTCGGCTGGAAACGAAGAGGAATGTGAAGAGTTtgaataaaatgatgattttCTTTACTGAACCAGGGCAATTCAATTCTGTTTGTCTTTATAatacaagatatatacatatgaagaaattaaataaaagagaaaaaaatggaaaagaatacagaaagagaaaggagacaaaaaaaaataagtaaaaaaaaatgaatataagggaagaaaaagtggagtgtactaaggggaggaggagattgcggaataggaggaggaggaggcagaggagaaggagaaagagaaaaacaagatcgagacaaaaaggaagataaaaaagaaagaaaagagaaaaaaaagaaaaagaagaaaaagaaaaaactaatatcagtaaataaaagaacaaaccTTTCCAGAGGCATCATCTCTAAGGCTGTAAGGGTTGTCTGGTGGCATACAAATCCTGCCAGAGCTTGAATGAGCGAGTCTTTGCTGTCTGCGTACACAATGCGTGAGTCACAGAAGTGTAGAGCAAGGAACTCTCCCACACTTGTCAGAAGAGCTTGAGATCCTATGTAGAGAAAaatatgatctttttttttgcctaaaatatgaaaaagaataaagtaTTTTCTCTATTGGCAGAATCAAGGATTTTCTGAATTTCTACTGCTATGAAATGCCTAGTTGGTATTGATCTGCACAtccagtatacatatatatgaaacattaaAAGAGACATAATGATAGGGCAACataaggaaggaataaaaatgatCTTCCAGGAAACAGGTCGACTAGTATTACATTCACTATATTCTGTTTATCTATGCTCTATAACATTATTTACGTAGGTCACAAAATATACCATAGAGGGGTGTAACATTCAACAGAGAACTTCTTACCAGATAGAAAAAGTGCATAGCTTTAGAGTACAGGTATTTTGGGACAATTACTACAAaaccattgttattgatataattttttatatgatACTGAAATAAATCTCTAGTTCTAGAATTTCTATCCATACTAGGTGGAGTGGGATGATTATTTGTTGATTATCTGTTAACATTACATGCTTTTCATCATGCTTACCAGGTATGCTCTCTGGGAGAGGACTGAAATATAGTCGAAGGGCAGTGCACATTTCTGTCAAACTCTCGACATAAAAATCTGGCACAAAGCCAAACAACTCTCCTTCTCTTGAAGATTCCTGAAGGATAAAAATaccaaataatataaaaaaaagggcACCATGAAATCATGTAGTTATATCAAATATAGACACAATATtacttttgtgatatttttcttcCCAGGAAGTGATCAAATTTACCATACCTGAAGCGTGGAAAGAATGACcttcataacaaaaataaggtGATTGTGTTTCTCTTCATTGTGGATGGCAGCCAATACCCATGCATGCTGCCTTGCTTGCTCCTCTAATTTAGTAATGAAAACCATTCTTGACCCTTGCAATTCTTCTAATAGGCTTGGATTTAGACCCTGAATCATGGGAGACAAAATCATCAGTGACAGTatttaatgaaataaaacatgTTTTAGGACACTGGATTCGCAATATCTGCAAGATGAATGCATAGAATCGAGACCGCACAATTTACAATCTATGGTAAGTACCTTTTCTCTACAGTATTGCATTTTCTTGTCGATTTCCAAAACATGCATCACATTCTCAGTCATAGAGTCCCTCTGGGCAGCCACCTTCCCTAGTTGTTTGTGGGCCCCAATGTGGTATAAGAGGATGATTCCATCTAGGAGGTGGAGCAGGGAATCGCGTATCATTTTTGCGTTGCCTTGCTGTCCTGGCTTGTCCTCTATGTCCCCCGTGGTAACATTCACGTGCTGAATGTGCCCTTCAACGGAACTGTCTCCAGACATCATGGGATTTCCAAGCATCGCGCCTGAATTATTAAAGAATGACTTTAACAAATCACTTAATCACTGCAGTAATTAGCTGACTTCAGATTACATAAAGAAAAGCATTCAATcttggacatatacatatagctcTCTCATACACAGACCTTGAAATATTTTAAGAAACTTTAGGCTAAATACCTGAAGTTGATGGTTCATTGTGGCACATGTCAACATCCACCACGGCACTAGCACCAGCAGTTGCTTCATCTATCTTATTGATAACCTGCAAAAGCAAATCACTGTGATTAAATCTTAAAGGGCATGCAATCTCATAAAATACTGGGATATATAAGGGCAATCCTTATTCAAATGTTTAACCACTAAGTCTGTGTTgtctgactgatgatgatgatatggcaCAAGGCCATCTGAGGTGACTTACAAGAGCATTCAGTTCAAAAGACTCATGAGTTGTCTTCC
It encodes the following:
- the Kpc1 gene encoding E3 ubiquitin-protein ligase RNF123, translated to MSGLAGSSAGGGYQGFSGVGMATPRQGMTDRPLHAIVRHVFEDELRSYRGIYPDGQFLDGICSELPDYGSVQYLIRLCLENEVQRHSQSKVIPPWSPEGRLGPQRVQFDRKNFVGTFSFNNDRLGLNSQDNFSTIRANTCVFKGKWQYELMLGTKGVMQVGWATNNCHFSQEKGVGDTPDSYAYDGNRQRKWNVATYKYGAMWQCGDIISCTMDLDDGIVYFFRNGKPLGPAFSNIKMGSEVAYFPAVSLALGESLSINFGATPFRYPQTGFLPLEEPPSSDLVKARHCVKLLTRLVDLSSNWNKFENLVRIEEQWGKMRCKSCILIIVQHISAHLGPLLATPYVVEACLVPALAKLSGVKQEIEMISGTSGTTGLNLQKAHTLFDFLMASLENHELQKCLENLIICLLTGHKQAAESIHFAGQKYNLRLLYVLLSHTRLRKFCLSNILFDKVRFPSFVNIKCIDEEGLSEVVQQVWWSSKDGTVTDGNKQAYDAACNKIRKAVEEVEEIQVSILRLLLMANDYPMYQESSRALFLSKFRTFLKEHAPGSRAPIVGYTPLPVILCLFHRLLTIFNELWMAEVQENPVVIPPRLFYDGSVKYFDTHRLGGLESHLMKTLNKEVARALNQNNSETSKVINKIDEATAGASAVVDVDMCHNEPSTSGAMLGNPMMSGDSSVEGHIQHVNVTTGDIEDKPGQQGNAKMIRDSLLHLLDGIILLYHIGAHKQLGKVAAQRDSMTENVMHVLEIDKKMQYCREKGLNPSLLEELQGSRMVFITKLEEQARQHAWVLAAIHNEEKHNHLIFVMKVILSTLQESSREGELFGFVPDFYVESLTEMCTALRLYFSPLPESIPGSQALLTSVGEFLALHFCDSRIVYADSKDSLIQALAGFVCHQTTLTALEMMPLESRRQMVRNLLQPYENRAWAQNNWILVRFWKGCGFGFRYTKSPHMTNKFGPKPAHSDNPNFTQATAPCPSATFQRHIVEVLEGSLDMATPFLNSLINQLNWAFSEFIGMLQEIQNASNRPERVFIDSRQLRICATCFDLALALLRVLEMIVNISPQLFTDFSKPNAEPLLTRLLQLLCQVLNRVTGWSGCFAHVVSLEIPGLETIHHYPILTAVTGILVTLISHDLTQANPKLQVATKTLLNEPSFQLSSMYQLLGGQEAVKANLSSSCSKSTPARSADRSLEDSGSDMDFIVISAAAQGSTAQTSSNSNANNKFSLRNYPDDVTNSEIDKVEKVIMHLESSVENRSEPAAGDDEDSLCTICYAYAAVAVFEPCTHSSCRACVTHHLMNRTDCFFCKTTIQAVRDQSTGTVVYQAPTSETSADQKPK